The Zobellia alginiliquefaciens genome contains a region encoding:
- a CDS encoding helix-turn-helix transcriptional regulator, translating to MEGKNIAQGSFQEVLIEDGFYVLKIQNDTTETQRVVRDIDSSFIQFHFCLKGEAKFIFNEGRYSLEVSEENSLLLYNTQIDLPMDLQLEPNSWLVSVVMTIRKFHSLFSKEADYIPFLSADNKDKKYYAQEGVSPAIAVILSQMMNYNLHPSIKELYIKGKVYELISLYFNKSDDADVEQCPFLVDEDNVRRIRKAKEIVISRMAEPPTLTELSEEIGLSLKKLKEGFKQIYGDSVFSFLFDYKMEYARKMLETGKHNVNEVGLRVGYSTASHFISAFKKKYGTTPKKYLMASANS from the coding sequence ATGGAAGGAAAAAATATCGCTCAAGGTTCATTTCAAGAGGTCTTAATAGAAGACGGTTTTTATGTGCTTAAAATTCAAAATGACACCACGGAAACACAACGTGTAGTGCGGGATATAGATAGCAGTTTCATTCAATTTCACTTTTGTCTAAAGGGTGAGGCTAAGTTTATTTTTAACGAAGGGAGATACAGCCTTGAGGTTTCCGAGGAGAACTCTTTGTTGCTGTATAACACGCAAATAGATTTGCCTATGGACTTGCAATTGGAACCCAATTCTTGGTTGGTCTCCGTAGTAATGACCATTAGAAAATTTCATTCGCTTTTTTCCAAAGAGGCAGATTATATTCCTTTTCTAAGTGCGGACAATAAAGATAAAAAATATTATGCCCAAGAAGGAGTGAGTCCGGCAATTGCGGTTATTTTAAGTCAAATGATGAATTACAATCTTCATCCCTCCATAAAAGAACTGTATATAAAGGGTAAGGTGTATGAATTGATTTCTCTGTACTTTAATAAAAGTGATGATGCAGATGTTGAGCAATGCCCTTTCTTGGTAGATGAGGACAATGTACGGCGTATTCGTAAGGCAAAAGAAATTGTTATTTCCCGCATGGCTGAGCCTCCTACCCTCACTGAACTATCTGAAGAAATAGGGTTATCCTTAAAAAAGCTGAAAGAAGGTTTTAAGCAGATTTATGGTGATTCTGTTTTTAGCTTCCTATTTGATTATAAAATGGAGTATGCGAGAAAAATGTTGGAAACCGGTAAGCACAACGTAAACGAAGTAGGTTTAAGAGTTGGGTATAGTACGGCCAGCCATTTTATTTCTGCCTTTAAAAAGAAATACGGGACTACTCCTAAAAAATATTTGATGGCGTCTGCAAATAGTTAA
- the hemE gene encoding uroporphyrinogen decarboxylase: protein MSLKNDLFLRALKGETVDRPPVWMMRQAGRYLPEFMEIRKKYDFFTRCQTPELASEITVQPIRRYGMDAAILFSDILVIPQAMNIEVQMKPNFGPYLPKPIRSQKDLDSVIVPDVNDALGYVMDAIKATKEKLNDEVPLIGFAGSPWTILCYCVQGQGSKTFDKAKELCFTQPVVAHELLQKITDTTIAYLKAKVKAGVNAVQVFDSWGGMLSPTDYNEFSWQYIQQIIDALKDETPVIAFGKGCWFALGDMAKSGAAALGIDWTCSARNARYLTGGKITLQGNFDPVRLLSPPSEIKKMVTQMINEFGKDSYVVNLGHGILPNVPVENAKAFIDAVKEWKPVS, encoded by the coding sequence ATGTCATTAAAAAACGACCTTTTTCTTAGAGCCCTAAAGGGTGAAACTGTTGATCGTCCACCTGTTTGGATGATGCGTCAAGCAGGGAGATACCTTCCTGAGTTTATGGAAATCAGAAAAAAGTATGATTTCTTTACACGTTGTCAGACCCCGGAATTGGCCTCGGAAATTACGGTACAGCCTATACGCAGGTATGGTATGGATGCCGCTATTCTTTTTAGTGATATTTTGGTTATTCCTCAAGCTATGAACATTGAGGTGCAAATGAAACCGAATTTCGGTCCTTATTTACCAAAACCTATTCGCTCGCAGAAAGACCTGGATAGTGTTATCGTCCCAGATGTAAACGATGCTTTAGGTTATGTTATGGATGCCATAAAAGCAACCAAAGAAAAACTTAATGATGAAGTGCCACTTATTGGTTTTGCAGGTTCACCGTGGACCATTTTATGCTACTGTGTACAGGGCCAAGGAAGCAAAACTTTTGATAAGGCTAAAGAACTTTGCTTTACCCAACCTGTAGTGGCCCACGAACTTCTACAGAAGATTACGGATACAACTATTGCCTATTTAAAAGCGAAGGTAAAAGCAGGTGTAAATGCGGTTCAAGTATTCGATTCTTGGGGCGGAATGCTTTCCCCAACGGATTACAATGAATTTTCATGGCAGTACATTCAGCAAATTATCGATGCCTTAAAAGATGAAACTCCCGTTATCGCTTTTGGTAAAGGGTGTTGGTTCGCTCTTGGCGATATGGCAAAATCCGGCGCTGCTGCCCTAGGTATAGATTGGACGTGTTCTGCGCGTAATGCACGCTACCTAACCGGTGGGAAAATTACGTTGCAAGGTAACTTTGACCCCGTTAGATTGTTATCCCCTCCATCAGAAATAAAGAAAATGGTGACCCAAATGATCAATGAATTTGGAAAGGATAGCTATGTTGTAAATCTTGGTCACGGCATATTACCAAACGTACCTGTTGAAAATGCAAAGGCATTTATAGACGCGGTTAAAGAATGGAAACCCGTTAGTTAA
- a CDS encoding GNAT family N-acetyltransferase: MENENRAIARFESFSIEPIHEKYAWHICDFVTINSARLQRYFPITLAANLTPSLSQIFVEQKVREYQKNEEFLFVLKDNEERTVCGLVYIKELDWGKKQAELAYCIGYQFQGKGITSLAVDTLSKYALKDLGLKTLQIIVHKTNIGSIRVAEKSGYKWQKVLLKEHTPPSESALDMELYELYA; this comes from the coding sequence ATGGAAAACGAAAATAGAGCTATTGCCCGTTTCGAAAGCTTTTCCATAGAACCCATACATGAAAAATACGCCTGGCATATTTGTGATTTCGTAACTATAAATTCCGCACGTTTACAACGATATTTTCCCATAACACTGGCTGCAAATCTTACGCCCAGCCTTTCCCAAATTTTTGTTGAACAGAAAGTCCGTGAATATCAGAAGAACGAGGAATTTTTGTTCGTTCTAAAAGACAATGAAGAACGGACAGTTTGTGGACTGGTGTATATAAAAGAACTGGACTGGGGGAAAAAACAAGCAGAACTGGCGTATTGCATAGGTTACCAATTCCAAGGCAAAGGAATTACCTCCTTAGCAGTTGACACCTTATCAAAATATGCGTTGAAGGATTTAGGTCTGAAAACCCTTCAAATTATTGTTCACAAAACCAATATTGGTAGTATACGCGTAGCTGAAAAATCTGGTTATAAATGGCAAAAGGTATTATTAAAAGAGCATACGCCTCCTAGCGAATCGGCCTTGGATATGGAGCTTTATGAACTTTACGCCTAG
- the hemB gene encoding porphobilinogen synthase — MYPLRRNRRLRTNESIRSLVRETILSPKDFLVPLFVTEGKDIKEEIPSMPDYYRLSLDHLEAEVKELWKMGLHAVLLFVKVPDNLKDNKGTEALNEDGLMQRAIKTVKNACPGMLVMTDVAMDPYSSYGHDGIIENGQILNDETSEFLAEMSVSHALAGADIVAPSDMMDGRILTIREALEDEGLIHTGIMSYSAKYASAFYGPFRDALDSAPVDIKNVPKDKKTYQMDYANRFEALKETEMDVDEGADIVMVKPGLCYLDIVREIRNEVDVPVAVYQVSGEYTMVKAAAEKGWLDHDAVMIEQLTAIKRAGANIIASYFAKDAVKLLG, encoded by the coding sequence ATGTACCCACTTAGAAGAAACCGCAGACTAAGAACAAACGAATCTATCCGAAGTTTAGTGCGCGAAACCATATTATCACCCAAGGATTTTCTGGTGCCGCTCTTTGTAACCGAAGGCAAGGACATTAAGGAAGAGATTCCGTCAATGCCGGATTACTACAGGTTAAGTTTAGACCATTTAGAGGCTGAAGTTAAAGAGCTTTGGAAAATGGGCTTACATGCCGTACTTCTTTTTGTAAAAGTACCGGACAACTTAAAAGATAATAAGGGTACCGAAGCATTAAACGAAGACGGGCTTATGCAACGTGCCATTAAAACCGTGAAGAACGCTTGCCCTGGCATGTTGGTTATGACCGATGTTGCTATGGATCCCTATTCATCTTACGGTCACGACGGAATTATCGAAAACGGGCAAATCCTTAACGATGAAACTTCTGAGTTTTTAGCAGAAATGAGCGTATCTCATGCTTTGGCAGGTGCGGATATCGTTGCTCCAAGCGATATGATGGATGGCCGCATTCTTACCATTCGTGAAGCGTTGGAAGACGAAGGTTTGATCCATACGGGAATTATGAGTTACAGCGCTAAATATGCAAGTGCTTTTTACGGTCCGTTTAGAGACGCTTTAGATTCTGCTCCTGTGGATATCAAAAACGTACCTAAAGACAAGAAAACGTATCAAATGGATTATGCCAACCGTTTTGAAGCACTTAAGGAAACTGAAATGGATGTGGATGAAGGTGCTGATATTGTAATGGTAAAACCCGGGCTTTGTTATCTAGACATTGTACGTGAAATTCGTAATGAGGTTGATGTTCCCGTGGCAGTTTACCAAGTAAGTGGTGAATATACCATGGTAAAGGCCGCTGCCGAAAAAGGCTGGCTGGACCATGACGCGGTAATGATAGAACAACTTACTGCTATAAAAAGAGCCGGAGCCAATATCATTGCTAGTTATTTTGCTAAAGATGCCGTTAAATTATTGGGCTAA
- a CDS encoding DEAD/DEAH box helicase family protein, with product MTELKHSLNFKFEWRSYQQNFLDNFEEHITDNHLHVVAPPGSGKTILGIEVLRRVNKRTLVLAPTLTIRNQWRDRLESFFLNENSLVDYTTDIKEPQFLTFSTYQSLHALNKRFLDNDDDSLLGFIERNGIQTVVLDEAHHLKNEWYKCLMLLKQIEGLTVVALTATPPYDSSGAELNKYFELCGPIDDEIAVPDLVKNGDLCPHQDFIYFSKPSEAQIKYIVQYRENIIAFMHELKADESFQNLLLEHPFYKSTEEVLEEIYEKPSFLSAILIFLNAAGIEIDKEKLLFLGFENTSVDFPTLTYDWLEILFQELLVVQRETLITYEPVLNAIEKRLSRIGVYEKRKVNFVGDEQLYKSLASSPSKLQSIDSIIEKEQKVLGDNLKAVVLTDFIRKEFLDFKGDEVTALNKLGVVSIFQYLRVKSAQSQNLGILTGSLVILHKTVIDSFQRILGEDSFGMQPMAADADFVTISVSGNAKNSIVAAVTELFQTGKIKILIGTKALLGEGWDAPAINTLVLASYVGSFVSSNQMRGRAIRSDITEPSKTGNIWHLACLDPTINDGGKDLEKLKRRFTAFSGVSISGKAYIENGLDRLQLPEVFGEETNLEALNETMVHYAAERDLLKKRWHEAIDKGSVLVREVKVPYVGKTSFQKVKKMRSVDAAQYLLIEVVAGLGLFLPEFLIKNIGTLLNKGIFQLIYFLLAGVVIGFAPKTYKALKLYFLFGNSTRKTEKIGKALLAYLIKTKQIQVGQSEILVETEQHSNGSFACYLIGATNHESSLFVNLLHEILAPVENPRYLLIGTSWVKRKWDVRNYYVVPQDLGKRKKDALEFHGFWKKHVDNSELLYTRTKIGRRELLKARLAHVVHQFKEVSEKAITWK from the coding sequence TTGACGGAACTAAAACATAGCTTGAATTTTAAGTTTGAATGGCGGAGTTATCAGCAGAATTTTCTTGACAATTTTGAGGAACATATAACGGATAACCACCTTCATGTGGTGGCTCCCCCAGGCTCTGGAAAGACCATATTGGGTATAGAGGTTTTACGAAGGGTGAACAAGAGAACCTTGGTTTTAGCACCTACTTTAACAATTAGAAACCAGTGGCGTGATCGTTTAGAATCATTTTTTCTAAATGAGAATTCTTTGGTGGATTATACTACGGATATTAAAGAGCCTCAGTTTCTGACCTTTTCTACATATCAGTCGTTGCATGCGCTAAACAAACGTTTTTTAGATAATGACGATGATTCCTTACTTGGGTTTATTGAACGGAATGGCATTCAAACGGTTGTTCTAGATGAAGCTCACCATTTAAAAAACGAATGGTATAAATGTTTGATGCTTCTGAAGCAAATTGAGGGTTTAACGGTTGTAGCATTGACTGCCACGCCGCCGTACGATAGTTCTGGAGCTGAATTGAACAAGTATTTTGAACTGTGTGGGCCGATAGACGATGAAATTGCAGTACCTGATTTGGTAAAGAACGGTGACCTTTGTCCGCATCAGGATTTTATTTATTTCTCTAAACCCTCAGAAGCACAGATAAAATATATTGTTCAATACCGTGAGAACATCATTGCGTTTATGCACGAATTGAAAGCGGACGAGAGTTTTCAAAACCTCCTTTTGGAACATCCATTTTATAAAAGCACGGAAGAGGTGCTAGAAGAAATTTATGAGAAACCTTCATTCTTATCCGCCATATTAATTTTCTTAAATGCTGCGGGTATCGAGATTGATAAGGAGAAATTACTTTTCTTGGGATTTGAAAATACTTCTGTAGATTTTCCAACCCTTACCTATGATTGGTTGGAGATTTTATTCCAGGAGCTTTTGGTAGTGCAACGGGAAACCTTAATTACGTACGAGCCCGTTTTGAATGCTATTGAAAAACGCTTGAGTCGCATTGGTGTATACGAAAAACGCAAGGTCAACTTTGTGGGGGATGAGCAGCTGTATAAATCTTTGGCGAGTAGCCCCAGTAAATTACAAAGTATTGATAGTATTATTGAAAAGGAACAAAAGGTTCTTGGCGATAACTTGAAGGCCGTTGTTCTTACCGATTTTATCCGGAAAGAGTTCCTAGATTTTAAAGGCGATGAAGTAACTGCACTTAATAAATTGGGCGTGGTTTCTATTTTTCAATACCTACGTGTTAAATCTGCCCAAAGTCAAAATTTGGGGATACTAACAGGTTCTTTGGTAATTCTTCATAAGACAGTTATAGATAGTTTTCAGCGAATATTGGGTGAGGATTCCTTTGGTATGCAACCAATGGCCGCGGATGCAGATTTTGTTACGATTTCGGTTTCTGGGAATGCTAAGAATAGCATTGTTGCCGCTGTAACAGAACTGTTTCAGACAGGAAAAATTAAAATACTAATCGGTACCAAAGCTTTACTAGGCGAAGGTTGGGACGCTCCAGCCATAAACACTCTGGTTTTGGCATCGTATGTAGGTTCCTTTGTGTCATCAAACCAAATGCGAGGTAGAGCGATTCGGTCCGATATAACTGAGCCTTCTAAAACGGGAAATATTTGGCATTTAGCATGCCTTGACCCAACTATAAATGATGGAGGTAAAGATTTGGAAAAACTGAAACGAAGGTTTACTGCCTTTTCGGGAGTTTCCATTAGTGGGAAAGCTTACATTGAAAATGGATTGGATAGGTTGCAACTTCCCGAGGTCTTTGGTGAAGAAACGAACCTAGAAGCATTAAATGAAACCATGGTGCACTATGCTGCGGAGCGGGACCTTCTAAAAAAGAGATGGCATGAGGCTATTGATAAAGGTAGTGTATTGGTGCGTGAGGTGAAAGTGCCTTATGTGGGAAAGACATCGTTTCAGAAAGTTAAAAAGATGCGATCTGTAGATGCTGCACAGTATTTGTTGATTGAGGTAGTTGCGGGGTTAGGATTGTTTCTTCCTGAGTTTTTAATTAAGAATATAGGTACATTGTTGAATAAGGGTATTTTTCAGCTTATATATTTCTTATTGGCAGGTGTAGTAATTGGCTTTGCGCCTAAAACATATAAAGCACTTAAATTATATTTCCTATTTGGGAACTCAACTAGAAAAACGGAAAAAATAGGGAAGGCATTATTGGCTTATCTTATAAAAACGAAACAGATACAGGTGGGACAATCAGAAATTCTTGTGGAAACCGAACAACATAGTAATGGTAGTTTTGCCTGTTATTTAATAGGGGCGACCAACCACGAAAGTTCCTTGTTCGTTAATTTGTTACATGAAATACTTGCACCTGTTGAAAATCCAAGATATTTATTGATAGGTACTAGTTGGGTAAAAAGGAAATGGGATGTTCGTAATTATTATGTAGTTCCACAGGACTTGGGAAAACGAAAAAAAGACGCTTTAGAATTTCACGGTTTTTGGAAGAAGCATGTTGATAATTCGGAACTACTTTACACACGAACGAAAATAGGCAGAAGAGAGTTGTTAAAGGCGCGCTTGGCCCACGTGGTTCATCAATTTAAGGAGGTTTCCGAAAAAGCGATTACTTGGAAATAA
- the hemA gene encoding glutamyl-tRNA reductase, which translates to MKDYHISKNNSFYTIGLSYLKADAEVRGKFSLDDAAMERILVKASELGIDGLLVTSTCNRTELNGFAQHPFQLIKLLCDNTSGSVEEFQEVAYVYKNNDAISHLFRVGTGLDSQILGDFEIISQLRASFNRSKKHGIANPFIERLCNSVIQASKRIKNETEISSGATSVSFASVRYIMENVTDISDKNILLFGTGKIGRNTCENLIKHTKNTHITLVNRTKDKAEKIAGKFQLLVKDYGDLQTEIRSTDVLIVATGAQSPTISKELIHTKKPLLILDLSIPKNVSDNVKDLENVTLVHLDQLSRITDDTLERRKQFIPEAEVIIDEVKSDFIQWLETRKFAPVIKALKMKLKTMKDEEMDYQSKKLSDFNEQQADVISNRIIQKITKQFANHLKDDNVDSDTSLELIQKVFQLELDTP; encoded by the coding sequence ATGAAAGATTACCACATTTCAAAAAACAATTCGTTCTACACTATTGGCCTCAGCTATTTAAAAGCTGATGCCGAGGTTCGTGGCAAATTCAGTTTAGACGATGCTGCAATGGAACGCATTTTGGTTAAAGCCAGTGAGTTGGGTATAGATGGTCTATTAGTGACCTCAACTTGTAACCGGACCGAACTTAACGGTTTTGCCCAACACCCTTTTCAACTTATAAAATTACTTTGCGATAATACTTCAGGTTCAGTAGAAGAGTTTCAAGAAGTGGCATACGTATACAAGAATAACGATGCCATTAGCCATCTTTTTCGTGTGGGTACCGGTTTGGACAGTCAGATTTTAGGAGATTTTGAAATCATTAGTCAGTTAAGGGCTAGTTTTAACCGTTCTAAAAAACACGGTATTGCCAACCCATTTATTGAGCGTTTGTGCAACTCGGTCATTCAGGCCAGCAAGCGCATCAAAAACGAAACTGAAATTTCTTCGGGAGCAACATCTGTTTCGTTTGCTTCCGTTCGCTATATTATGGAGAACGTTACCGATATTTCAGACAAAAACATTTTACTGTTCGGCACAGGAAAGATTGGTAGAAATACGTGCGAAAATCTTATTAAGCATACCAAAAACACGCATATTACCCTTGTTAACCGTACAAAGGATAAGGCTGAAAAAATTGCCGGAAAGTTTCAACTTTTGGTGAAAGATTATGGCGACCTCCAAACGGAAATTCGTTCTACGGACGTATTGATTGTTGCCACTGGTGCACAATCGCCCACAATATCAAAAGAACTTATACATACCAAAAAACCGCTTTTAATCTTAGACCTTTCTATTCCAAAAAATGTTTCGGACAATGTTAAGGATTTGGAGAATGTTACTCTGGTACACTTAGATCAGCTGTCTAGAATTACAGATGATACCTTAGAGCGAAGAAAACAATTCATTCCTGAGGCCGAAGTCATTATTGACGAGGTGAAAAGCGATTTTATTCAGTGGCTGGAAACACGCAAATTTGCGCCCGTTATCAAAGCACTGAAAATGAAGCTCAAAACAATGAAGGACGAAGAAATGGACTACCAGTCCAAGAAATTGTCCGACTTCAACGAGCAACAGGCAGATGTAATTTCCAATAGAATTATTCAAAAAATAACAAAGCAGTTCGCAAATCACTTAAAAGACGACAATGTCGATTCTGACACTAGTCTAGAACTCATTCAAAAAGTCTTTCAACTCGAACTCGACACTCCATGA
- the hemC gene encoding hydroxymethylbilane synthase, which produces MSKVIRIGTRDSELALWQANTVKNKLKALGHKVKVISVKSTGDLILDKPLYELGITGIFTKTLDVAMLNDDIDIAVHSMKDVPTALPKGIVQAAVLERANFLDILAFKNNEEFMGEREGIIATGSLRRKAQWLNRYPTHTVVDLRGNVNSRYQKLEDSNWNGAIFAAAGLERIGLEPENTVGLTWMVPAPAQGAIMVVAKEEDEFVREACAELNHKPTEICTQLEREFLRILEGGCSAPIGALATIDKENEVTLKGVLLTVDGKKKLEAEFTAPLGKHTYLARDCANSIFSRGGKLLMTSATGTLENTKIFSTKNLTQDQEELFDTDIKVKSEDFIKVSPNRISNLILKKEIRNVVLTSQNAVEALIKSISPEELKFSNIYCVGRKTKRMIKRYIGPVTHHENDAKKLAQYMVDNLEGTEVTYFCSNLRLDDLPNILEENKIKVNEIEAYTTKHAPAEVEDSVEGVLFFSPSTINSFLLKNAPNKVAYCIGETTAAEAKKHFATVHTAKIPTVESVIDLVNQTYRKN; this is translated from the coding sequence ATGAGCAAGGTCATACGAATTGGTACACGCGATAGCGAATTAGCGCTATGGCAAGCAAACACCGTTAAAAACAAATTAAAAGCTTTAGGCCATAAGGTAAAAGTCATTTCCGTAAAGTCTACGGGCGACCTCATACTTGACAAACCGCTATATGAATTGGGCATTACGGGTATTTTTACCAAGACCTTAGATGTAGCGATGCTTAATGATGATATTGATATTGCGGTACACAGTATGAAAGATGTGCCTACTGCATTACCCAAAGGAATTGTACAGGCGGCCGTACTTGAGCGCGCCAACTTTCTTGATATTCTAGCGTTCAAAAATAACGAAGAATTCATGGGCGAAAGGGAAGGTATAATAGCCACGGGAAGCCTCCGCAGAAAAGCACAATGGCTTAATCGCTACCCTACGCATACCGTTGTTGACCTTCGTGGAAATGTCAATAGCCGTTACCAAAAATTAGAAGACAGTAATTGGAACGGAGCTATCTTTGCAGCAGCAGGACTTGAACGCATAGGTCTTGAACCTGAAAACACAGTTGGACTTACATGGATGGTTCCCGCACCAGCACAAGGTGCTATAATGGTGGTGGCCAAGGAAGAAGATGAATTTGTTCGTGAGGCCTGTGCGGAACTGAATCACAAGCCTACCGAAATATGCACCCAACTAGAACGTGAATTTTTACGAATTCTAGAAGGTGGTTGTTCAGCACCTATTGGCGCACTTGCCACTATAGATAAAGAAAACGAGGTAACTCTTAAAGGAGTGCTTTTAACCGTTGATGGCAAGAAAAAACTTGAAGCAGAGTTCACCGCACCACTGGGAAAACATACCTACTTGGCGAGAGATTGCGCCAATAGTATTTTTAGTAGAGGCGGAAAGTTACTTATGACCAGCGCTACAGGTACTTTAGAAAACACTAAAATATTTTCCACCAAGAACCTTACTCAAGACCAAGAGGAGCTTTTTGATACGGACATAAAGGTGAAGTCTGAAGATTTCATCAAAGTAAGCCCTAACAGAATTTCTAATCTTATCCTTAAAAAAGAGATTAGAAATGTAGTTCTTACAAGTCAGAACGCGGTGGAAGCCCTTATAAAAAGTATTTCTCCTGAAGAATTAAAATTCAGCAATATCTATTGCGTAGGCCGCAAGACCAAACGCATGATCAAACGTTATATAGGACCAGTAACGCACCATGAAAATGATGCCAAAAAATTGGCACAGTACATGGTAGATAATTTAGAAGGTACAGAAGTCACCTATTTCTGTAGCAACCTTAGACTTGATGATTTACCCAACATCTTAGAAGAAAATAAGATTAAGGTAAATGAAATTGAAGCCTACACCACTAAACATGCTCCTGCAGAAGTTGAAGATAGTGTAGAAGGCGTTTTATTCTTTAGCCCATCTACCATCAACAGCTTTTTACTTAAAAATGCGCCCAATAAAGTGGCCTATTGTATTGGTGAAACTACTGCGGCTGAAGCCAAGAAACATTTTGCAACGGTTCATACGGCAAAAATACCTACAGTAGAAAGTGTTATTGATCTCGTGAACCAAACGTACCGTAAGAATTAA
- the hemF gene encoding oxygen-dependent coproporphyrinogen oxidase gives MKDKFFSYIQNLQNVITSKLEEIDGVAKFREDIWKRPEGGGGRTRVIENGAVFEKGGVNISGVHGALPKSMQTYFGVEDADFYACGLSLVLHPKNPMVPTVHANWRYFEMYDKEGNIVDQWFGGGQDLTPYYLFDEDAVHFHSVCKAACDNHNPDFYSTYKKRCDDYFWNAHRNEARGIGGLFFDYCKATEEMSMQNWYDFVTEVGNSFLNSYVPIVLKRKDLDYSKEQRNWQEVRRGRYVEFNLVHDKGTLFGLKTNGRIESILMSLPPHVQWRYDHQPKEGSKEFQLVDILENPKEWV, from the coding sequence ATGAAAGATAAATTCTTTAGTTACATTCAAAATCTTCAGAATGTTATTACATCTAAGCTTGAAGAAATAGATGGAGTTGCTAAATTTCGTGAAGATATATGGAAACGCCCTGAAGGTGGAGGCGGAAGAACCAGGGTTATAGAAAATGGTGCTGTTTTTGAAAAAGGCGGTGTAAATATCTCCGGTGTTCATGGCGCCCTGCCCAAGAGCATGCAGACCTATTTTGGAGTGGAAGATGCCGATTTCTATGCTTGCGGATTGAGTTTGGTGCTACACCCTAAAAACCCGATGGTGCCTACGGTCCATGCCAATTGGCGTTATTTTGAAATGTATGATAAGGAGGGGAATATTGTTGACCAGTGGTTCGGGGGCGGACAGGATTTGACTCCTTATTATCTTTTTGATGAAGACGCCGTTCACTTCCACTCTGTTTGTAAAGCTGCCTGTGATAATCATAACCCGGACTTTTATTCTACGTATAAAAAGAGGTGTGATGACTACTTCTGGAATGCCCATAGAAATGAAGCACGTGGCATAGGTGGACTATTTTTTGATTATTGTAAGGCTACAGAGGAGATGAGCATGCAAAACTGGTATGATTTTGTAACCGAAGTTGGAAACAGCTTTTTAAACAGTTATGTACCGATTGTCTTAAAAAGAAAAGATTTAGATTATTCCAAAGAGCAACGCAATTGGCAAGAAGTTAGAAGAGGACGATATGTAGAATTTAACCTGGTTCATGACAAAGGCACTTTATTTGGATTGAAGACCAACGGTAGAATTGAAAGTATACTAATGAGCCTACCTCCCCATGTACAGTGGCGTTATGACCATCAACCCAAGGAAGGCAGTAAAGAATTCCAGTTGGTAGATATTCTTGAAAACCCGAAGGAATGGGTATAA
- a CDS encoding N-acetylmuramoyl-L-alanine amidase-like domain-containing protein, which produces MLKSILFIFVLTLSQYTSAQQITCSPADKQAVENKLTAIDGLIKKDFGKTIVAIGKTFMDTPYVAKTLEIGDTETLVINLQGLDCTTYVENVLAFGLMLKNEKSGFNDFTEILESIRYKDGELDGYASRLHYFSEWIANNEKKGLLKDITSEIGGEEIIKPINFMSTHRDLYPFLSDDKNFEKIKASENYLNNQPICILAQDDIAANEHLIQSGDIIALTTSINGLDITHTGIATREKDGRIHLLHASTGSMKVEVSEKPLAEYLKKIKKNTGIMVARPTR; this is translated from the coding sequence ATGCTAAAAAGCATCTTATTTATTTTTGTGTTAACCCTCTCGCAATACACTTCTGCCCAGCAAATAACATGTTCGCCAGCAGATAAACAGGCGGTAGAAAACAAGCTTACTGCTATTGATGGCCTAATAAAGAAAGACTTTGGCAAAACCATAGTTGCTATAGGTAAAACATTTATGGACACACCTTATGTGGCGAAAACACTAGAAATTGGGGATACAGAAACTCTGGTAATCAACCTTCAAGGTTTGGACTGCACCACGTATGTAGAAAATGTCTTGGCTTTTGGATTGATGTTGAAAAACGAAAAATCCGGTTTTAATGATTTTACGGAAATACTTGAAAGCATTCGGTATAAAGATGGGGAATTAGACGGGTACGCTTCTCGTCTGCACTACTTTTCAGAGTGGATTGCCAACAATGAAAAGAAAGGGTTGTTAAAAGATATTACTTCCGAAATTGGTGGTGAAGAAATTATCAAGCCCATTAACTTTATGAGCACCCATCGCGACCTTTATCCGTTCTTAAGCGATGACAAAAATTTTGAAAAAATAAAAGCTTCAGAAAACTACCTCAACAATCAACCTATTTGCATATTGGCTCAGGATGACATTGCCGCAAACGAGCATTTGATTCAATCTGGTGACATCATTGCTTTGACCACGTCAATCAATGGATTGGACATTACACACACCGGAATTGCCACAAGAGAAAAGGATGGTCGCATTCATTTACTGCACGCTTCCACAGGTTCAATGAAAGTGGAGGTCTCCGAAAAACCTCTTGCTGAATACCTCAAAAAAATCAAGAAAAATACTGGGATTATGGTGGCTAGACCTACCCGTTGA